One Thermodesulfobacteriota bacterium genomic window carries:
- a CDS encoding dihydrodipicolinate synthase family protein: MNVESLKGLVVILPTPFTDDGKIDENSLKKLVRAAIDKKLDGVVVLGSNAEFPYLRFEEKIQVMEIAASAANGEIPVIGTASAWSTDQAIDLAKEAKKAGCDALMAALPVYFNLDLKSVVHHFKSLTKAMDLPVYYYHFPDVTGLKIRPKDLARIAEIDGIIGAKLTVINRPFLKKTIEATRPYDWKVFTGTSLLLYDCLAFGGAGVFCPIPLVGTEDVRMLWDAFSAGDHKKAKQIQKKLLKTIPLFTGSSLPPALLSLGFQFMVRLPLLSGKRPFGTHRLLKEILRAQGYLANNKVRRPHIEVSQAEQKLVEKTLASFGWI, from the coding sequence ATGAATGTAGAAAGCCTTAAAGGGTTAGTGGTTATTTTGCCGACACCATTTACCGATGACGGTAAAATCGACGAAAATAGTTTAAAGAAACTGGTCAGAGCCGCCATTGACAAAAAGCTTGATGGTGTTGTCGTTCTGGGAAGTAATGCCGAGTTTCCCTATCTGCGTTTTGAAGAAAAAATACAGGTTATGGAAATTGCCGCTTCAGCAGCAAACGGAGAAATCCCTGTTATTGGGACGGCATCGGCCTGGAGTACAGACCAGGCAATTGATCTTGCAAAAGAGGCAAAGAAAGCAGGATGCGACGCGCTTATGGCGGCTTTACCCGTTTATTTCAACCTTGACTTGAAAAGTGTTGTGCATCATTTTAAATCCCTCACCAAAGCAATGGACCTGCCCGTCTACTACTACCATTTTCCTGATGTAACCGGTTTGAAAATACGGCCAAAAGACCTTGCCCGTATTGCGGAAATCGATGGCATTATCGGAGCAAAACTTACCGTTATAAACCGCCCGTTTTTAAAGAAAACGATCGAAGCCACACGGCCTTATGACTGGAAAGTGTTTACCGGGACATCATTGCTTCTTTATGACTGTCTGGCGTTTGGCGGTGCCGGTGTGTTTTGTCCGATACCGCTTGTAGGGACTGAGGATGTCAGGATGTTATGGGATGCTTTTTCCGCGGGTGATCATAAAAAAGCAAAACAGATTCAGAAGAAACTGCTCAAAACGATCCCCCTGTTCACAGGTTCTTCACTACCACCTGCACTTTTATCACTCGGCTTTCAGTTTATGGTTCGACTGCCCTTGTTATCGGGCAAAAGGCCTTTTGGCACTCACAGGTTATTGAAAGAAATTTTAAGAGCGCAGGGATATCTGGCGAACAACAAAGTGAGAAGGCCCCATATTGAAGTAAGTCAGGCAGAGCAAAAGCTTGTTGAAAAGACACTGGCTTCATTCGGGTGGATATAG